A single window of Coleofasciculus sp. FACHB-1120 DNA harbors:
- a CDS encoding SH3 domain-containing protein: MTKKANKTASKLTVGLALASMSWVINTGTANLSVLAQPVNEKKCDISAVVIDKDPQGLNVRTGPSSNSRILGKIPTYESVEIIASSGNWVKITNADREIGGFQGTGWVFLPMLGTSTRGYETNGVNLYASPSQQSRKIARVPRRTDVKLIGCQGEWAQIEYRGVKGWLKSDDQCGVGTTCS; this comes from the coding sequence ATGACTAAAAAGGCGAACAAGACAGCATCAAAGCTAACCGTAGGATTAGCGCTAGCTAGTATGAGCTGGGTTATCAATACTGGCACGGCTAATCTTAGCGTATTAGCGCAACCAGTTAATGAAAAAAAATGCGATATTTCTGCCGTCGTTATAGACAAAGATCCGCAAGGTTTAAATGTGCGTACTGGCCCAAGTAGTAATAGTCGAATCTTGGGAAAAATCCCTACATACGAGTCAGTTGAAATCATCGCTTCCTCTGGAAATTGGGTAAAAATTACGAATGCTGATAGAGAAATTGGCGGCTTTCAGGGAACTGGCTGGGTGTTTTTGCCCATGTTAGGCACGTCAACGAGGGGCTATGAAACGAATGGGGTTAATCTTTATGCTAGTCCCAGTCAGCAAAGCCGAAAAATCGCACGAGTTCCACGTAGAACTGATGTTAAATTAATAGGCTGTCAGGGAGAATGGGCGCAGATTGAATATCGAGGTGTTAAGGGTTGGCTGAAAAGTGACGATCAATGTGGTGTAGGCACAACCTGTTCTTAA
- a CDS encoding UbiD family decarboxylase codes for MARDLRGFIKLLEERGQLRRIDALVDPDMEIAEISNRMLQRGGPGLLFENVKGSAYPVAVNLMGTVERICWAMNMQHPLELEELGKKLSMLQQPKPPKKISQAVEFGKVLFDVLKAKPGRDFFPACQQVVIQGDDLDLNQLPLIRPYSGDAGKIITLGLVITKDCETGTPNVGVYRLQLQSRNTMTVHWLSVRGGARHLRKAAEQGKKLEVAIALGVDPLIIMAAATPIPVDLSEWLFAGLYGGSGVQLAKCKTVDLEVPADSEFVLEGTITPGEVLSDGPFGDHMGYYGGVEDSPLIRFQCMTHRKDPIYMTTFSGRPPKEEAMMAIALNRIYTPILRQQVSEIVDFFLPMEALSYKAAIISIDKAYPGQARRAALAFWSALPQFTYTKFVIVVDKDINIRDPRQVVWAISSKVDPVRDVFILPNTPFDTLDFASEKIGLGGRMGIDATTKIPPETEHEWGEPLKSDPDVAAMVERRWAEYGLADLQLGEVDPKLFGYDMK; via the coding sequence ATGGCAAGAGACTTGCGGGGATTTATCAAGCTACTGGAAGAACGAGGGCAGTTACGGAGAATCGATGCCCTCGTTGACCCAGATATGGAAATTGCTGAGATTTCCAACCGGATGTTACAACGCGGTGGTCCTGGGCTGCTATTTGAAAATGTAAAAGGGTCAGCTTATCCGGTGGCGGTGAACCTGATGGGTACAGTTGAACGGATTTGCTGGGCGATGAATATGCAGCATCCGTTGGAGTTGGAGGAACTGGGCAAAAAGCTGAGTATGTTGCAACAGCCGAAGCCACCGAAGAAGATTTCTCAGGCGGTGGAGTTTGGCAAGGTGCTATTTGATGTGCTGAAGGCGAAACCGGGGCGCGATTTTTTCCCAGCCTGTCAACAAGTGGTTATCCAAGGCGATGATCTGGATCTGAACCAATTGCCGCTCATTCGTCCTTATTCGGGTGATGCTGGCAAGATTATCACGTTGGGCTTGGTAATTACCAAGGATTGCGAGACGGGTACGCCGAATGTGGGAGTGTACCGGCTGCAACTGCAATCTCGCAACACAATGACGGTGCATTGGCTATCGGTGCGAGGTGGTGCCAGACATCTACGCAAGGCGGCGGAACAGGGGAAAAAGTTGGAGGTGGCGATCGCACTCGGTGTTGACCCTCTGATCATTATGGCAGCTGCAACACCGATTCCAGTCGATTTATCAGAATGGCTGTTTGCGGGACTCTACGGCGGTTCTGGGGTGCAGTTGGCGAAGTGTAAGACGGTGGATTTAGAAGTGCCAGCCGACTCGGAATTTGTCCTAGAAGGCACCATTACACCGGGGGAAGTGCTGTCAGATGGCCCCTTTGGCGATCATATGGGCTATTACGGCGGTGTCGAGGATTCGCCGTTAATTCGCTTCCAGTGCATGACGCACCGCAAAGACCCAATATATATGACAACTTTTAGCGGTCGTCCGCCAAAAGAAGAAGCGATGATGGCGATCGCGCTGAACCGCATCTACACGCCGATTTTGCGGCAACAAGTTTCAGAAATTGTTGATTTCTTCCTGCCAATGGAAGCGCTGAGTTATAAAGCGGCGATTATTTCCATTGACAAGGCATATCCGGGACAAGCGCGACGTGCAGCCTTAGCTTTTTGGAGTGCTTTACCTCAGTTTACTTACACCAAGTTTGTGATTGTCGTAGATAAGGACATTAACATTCGCGATCCGCGTCAAGTGGTGTGGGCAATTAGTTCCAAAGTTGACCCGGTGCGTGATGTTTTCATTTTGCCGAATACGCCTTTTGATACTTTGGATTTCGCCAGTGAAAAAATTGGTTTAGGCGGACGCATGGGAATTGATGCGACCACGAAAATTCCTCCTGAAACCGAACATGAATGGGGCGAACCTTTGAAATCCGATCCAGATGTGGCGGCGATGGTGGAACGACGCTGGGCAGAGTATGGTTTAGCCGACTTGCAACTAGGAGAAGTTGATCCGAAATTGTTTGGCTACGATATGAAGTAA
- a CDS encoding NYN domain-containing protein: MPDNVRVTSVNDSAVINEISFCIYQAIIFIQQQQPKLLTEKYRNVPWSDAPYQSSFLLKLQTELNKAPDRDALIKTVRKLLQLILTPQCLELPISIKLIEKLRILIDSASERDSRNGSAFSPPPEAPRVLIPEQHIAILLLDAENLQLDTETEKFLTTLCTYFIQVKIAFANWRRMGKLDAELHERGYDLIHVPAGRDNADGKMIAVGLSIREHYPKVKEVLVCSSDTVMTNLCNHLQKYGLTVYRVFRQGSNITVSNYKTGKIESYTPKDLPVIPPLMQCISYLKALLVEEQERTKIQWVKLSALSQLFYEKYEITINQVVDTYSPGKTDKDIFIDKPSDFVVHQLPETAEIYINLFKIGQMTKTTKQDPELKTDKTQAGNQTLVEPQKAPENPKLEQQSDDKLQPLSTITSLAELENAVVKVIQAMHAQSLDAKVLTGSLGGEFSKVYGESPTALVKKLKPGTNFTQFLQSCSTLKVEKNGQGYQVAIAHASSSKINSCLELEQVLFNILNTLTGESSKNYIPLESLGGEFHKKYNQPISEIIKHFNPEGSFTQFLKSCRCFKVEKTNKGYQVAIAQNS; encoded by the coding sequence ATGCCAGATAACGTTCGCGTGACCTCGGTAAATGATTCTGCTGTTATTAATGAAATTAGCTTCTGTATCTATCAAGCCATTATTTTCATTCAGCAACAGCAGCCCAAATTATTAACTGAAAAGTACCGGAATGTTCCCTGGAGTGATGCGCCTTATCAATCCTCTTTCCTATTAAAACTGCAAACAGAACTCAACAAAGCACCTGATAGAGATGCACTAATTAAAACAGTACGAAAATTACTGCAATTAATCTTAACCCCTCAATGTTTAGAATTACCGATATCTATTAAATTAATAGAAAAACTTCGTATTTTAATCGATTCAGCATCTGAAAGAGATTCTAGAAATGGATCGGCCTTTTCACCTCCACCAGAAGCGCCACGAGTGCTGATTCCAGAGCAACATATCGCGATTTTGCTTTTGGACGCTGAAAACTTACAACTCGATACCGAAACAGAAAAGTTTTTAACAACCCTCTGCACTTACTTTATCCAAGTTAAAATTGCCTTTGCAAATTGGCGACGTATGGGTAAATTAGATGCGGAATTGCATGAACGTGGCTATGATTTAATTCACGTTCCTGCTGGTAGGGATAACGCTGATGGAAAAATGATAGCAGTTGGCTTATCAATCCGCGAACATTACCCAAAAGTTAAAGAAGTCTTAGTTTGTTCATCAGATACGGTGATGACCAATCTTTGCAACCATCTTCAGAAATACGGATTAACGGTATATCGGGTTTTTCGACAGGGTTCTAATATAACCGTATCTAACTATAAAACAGGTAAAATTGAAAGTTATACGCCCAAAGACTTACCAGTTATCCCACCATTAATGCAATGTATTAGTTATTTAAAAGCGTTGCTTGTCGAAGAACAAGAACGGACTAAAATTCAGTGGGTAAAGTTATCTGCCCTATCTCAGCTATTTTACGAAAAGTACGAAATTACTATCAATCAAGTTGTTGATACTTATAGTCCCGGTAAGACTGATAAAGATATTTTCATAGATAAACCCTCTGATTTTGTAGTACATCAACTCCCCGAAACTGCTGAGATATATATCAATCTATTTAAAATCGGTCAAATGACCAAAACGACTAAACAAGATCCAGAGTTGAAAACTGATAAAACTCAAGCCGGGAATCAGACTTTAGTTGAACCACAAAAAGCGCCAGAAAATCCTAAACTTGAACAGCAATCAGACGATAAACTTCAACCTTTATCTACTATCACTTCTCTAGCAGAACTAGAAAATGCAGTTGTAAAGGTTATTCAGGCAATGCACGCGCAATCTTTAGACGCAAAAGTATTAACAGGATCGCTAGGTGGAGAATTCAGTAAAGTGTATGGTGAATCCCCGACTGCATTAGTTAAAAAACTCAAGCCGGGTACTAATTTTACCCAGTTTTTACAGTCGTGTTCTACGTTAAAAGTGGAAAAAAATGGGCAAGGTTATCAGGTAGCGATCGCTCACGCCTCTTCATCTAAAATTAACTCCTGTCTTGAGCTGGAACAAGTGTTATTCAATATATTGAATACGCTAACGGGTGAGTCCTCAAAAAACTATATTCCCCTAGAAAGTTTAGGAGGAGAATTTCATAAAAAATACAATCAACCAATCTCTGAAATTATCAAACACTTCAATCCAGAAGGTAGCTTCACTCAATTTTTAAAGTCTTGTCGTTGCTTCAAAGTAGAGAAAACCAATAAAGGCTATCAAGTAGCGATCGCTCAAAACTCCTAA
- a CDS encoding cyclic nucleotide-binding domain-containing protein → MDWIVKAAGEIFAGLSQLFTTPLFEIGNTRLSLGSIVQLILLAIAVFMASRAISEWIKRKILVRVKLDRGTREAIAAVIGYLLAGFGFMIVLQTAGINLSSLTVFAGVIGIGLGFGLQNLSSNFISGLTLLFEQPIRVGDFIEVDGLLGTVENISIRSTIVRTLDGVFVIVPNVRFVENHIINWTYKDPKCRIHIPIGVAYGSEPILVTEALLAAARMEPGVLSSPAPKVWFKGFGESSLDFELLVWIDRPQGSDPIKSSLNFSIEHEFRNRGIEIPFPQRDIHIRNLEDITHRFQKTSATDVPNGKVNSPDNPITPNTKVLAKSPDNWTLRDLLRRVTFFESCTDLELRQLIEYGYRQLFPNGQVVCQENDPGDSFYIILTGSVEVFSQKAEKYIATLHKGEFFGEISLLLGTPRSATVRTVEDAILFVVDRNDLQKLLVTHQELADQIAQKLSERQQALRDLGLLTEEVSEQTPLIRIRQRIQSLFGI, encoded by the coding sequence ATGGATTGGATAGTCAAAGCGGCAGGGGAAATATTTGCTGGCTTATCCCAGCTATTTACAACCCCGCTTTTTGAAATCGGTAACACCCGTCTTTCTCTCGGTTCGATTGTCCAACTGATTTTGTTAGCGATCGCTGTCTTTATGGCTTCTCGCGCTATCAGCGAGTGGATTAAGCGAAAAATTCTGGTGCGGGTGAAGTTGGATCGGGGAACGCGAGAAGCGATCGCAGCGGTCATCGGCTACCTTTTAGCAGGTTTTGGATTTATGATTGTCCTGCAAACGGCAGGCATCAACCTGAGTTCTCTAACGGTATTCGCTGGAGTGATTGGGATTGGGTTGGGATTCGGGTTACAAAATCTATCCAGCAACTTTATCAGTGGATTGACGCTACTTTTTGAACAACCGATTAGAGTCGGAGACTTTATTGAAGTAGATGGTCTTTTAGGAACTGTAGAAAATATTTCTATTCGTTCTACGATTGTTCGGACACTGGATGGCGTTTTTGTCATCGTTCCCAATGTTCGCTTTGTTGAAAACCATATTATTAACTGGACCTATAAAGACCCAAAGTGTCGCATCCATATCCCGATTGGAGTTGCCTATGGGAGCGAACCCATATTAGTTACAGAGGCACTTTTAGCGGCGGCTCGAATGGAACCCGGCGTTTTATCTTCTCCGGCTCCCAAAGTTTGGTTTAAAGGTTTTGGGGAAAGTTCTTTAGATTTTGAGCTATTAGTTTGGATCGATCGACCGCAAGGTAGCGATCCCATTAAAAGCTCTTTAAATTTTTCGATTGAGCATGAATTCCGCAACCGAGGAATCGAAATTCCTTTTCCCCAACGAGATATACACATTCGCAATTTAGAAGATATAACGCATCGGTTTCAGAAAACCAGTGCTACAGATGTTCCTAATGGCAAAGTCAATTCGCCCGATAACCCCATCACACCCAACACCAAAGTTCTTGCCAAATCCCCCGATAACTGGACGCTGCGTGATTTGTTGCGAAGAGTTACTTTCTTTGAGTCGTGTACGGATTTAGAACTGCGGCAATTGATTGAGTACGGATATCGACAACTGTTTCCAAACGGACAGGTTGTTTGTCAAGAAAATGACCCCGGCGATTCATTCTATATTATTTTGACTGGCTCTGTAGAAGTGTTTTCTCAAAAAGCAGAGAAATATATTGCAACGCTTCACAAAGGCGAATTTTTTGGAGAAATTTCTTTATTACTGGGAACTCCGCGTTCTGCAACCGTTCGGACTGTGGAAGATGCGATTTTGTTTGTCGTAGACCGCAACGATTTACAAAAGCTTTTAGTCACTCATCAGGAGTTAGCCGATCAGATTGCCCAAAAATTATCAGAACGGCAACAGGCATTACGAGATTTGGGGCTACTGACAGAAGAAGTGTCGGAACAGACTCCTTTAATCCGAATCCGCCAACGAATTCAAAGCCTTTTTGGCATCTAA